One region of Streptomyces rishiriensis genomic DNA includes:
- a CDS encoding nuclear transport factor 2 family protein, giving the protein MDTRAAAERFVGVWERAWASHDVPALLELYAETCVHRSLPFRAPHRGRAEPAACLCWSFAAERVTDVRFSPPVVGADRVAVAEFRLLPEEDGAAGTPAGRVCVRLDEAGPVVGSRGYWHTAEGHQEPTGRTFLL; this is encoded by the coding sequence ATGGACACACGGGCCGCCGCCGAGCGGTTCGTCGGGGTGTGGGAGCGGGCCTGGGCGTCGCACGACGTGCCGGCCCTGCTGGAGCTGTACGCCGAGACCTGCGTCCACCGGTCGCTGCCGTTCCGCGCGCCGCACCGGGGTCGGGCCGAACCGGCGGCCTGTCTGTGCTGGTCGTTCGCGGCGGAACGGGTGACCGACGTGCGCTTCTCGCCTCCGGTGGTGGGCGCGGACCGGGTCGCGGTGGCCGAGTTCCGGCTGCTGCCGGAGGAGGACGGGGCGGCCGGCACGCCGGCCGGCCGTGTGTGCGTCCGCTTGGACGAGGCCGGGCCGGTGGTCGGGTCACGGGGCTACTGGCACACGGCCGAGGGCCACCAGGAGCCGACGGGGCGGACATTCCTCCTGTGA
- a CDS encoding SpoIIE family protein phosphatase, translated as MNQAGSSAAEDGGPTAPSGLLDVLNVASVVLDTQGRIALWSPQAEELFGYSANEALGRYAAHVMVHERHVDLVVQLFADVMATGESWAGAFPIRRKDGTTRLVEFRNMRLMDDRGDVYALGLATDRTTVRRLERDLALSTRMVAQSPTGLAVLDTDLRYVSVNPALERINGVPAADHLGRTIHEVLPRLDAEALEAAVRQVLRTGEPLLDRSTVGRTPADPDEDHTWSLSLYRLEDARGTVLGVAVSVADVTDRHRAAVEAEAARRRLAVIADASARIGTTLDLERTAFELADVAVPELADVAAVDLLDAVMSGRRTSLGPAESAVIRALAVRAADEPDALRAADQPGQVARYAPDRLVTECVRSGLPVMVAQVKDEDLGRIAHSPEAAALLARAGVHSYLAVPLIARGEVLGALDLKRTRNPLPFGRDDLLLARELAARAAIQIDNARWYQSARTTALTLQRSLLPSHPPVTGGLEVASRYQPAGATTEVGGDWFDVIPLPDGKTALVVGDVMGSGIDAAATMGRLRTATTTLASLDLDPAVLLEHLDRITQGLDHSIATCVYVVHDPRLGRCRIANAGHLPPVHIRPGRPPELLDLPTGAPLGVGGVPFSTTDVDFAPGDQLVLYTDGLVETRTHSLDERLDALLALLDDPARPLEEVCDLLLSALHHPDNHDDVALLLARARADE; from the coding sequence GAACGGCACGTCGATCTCGTCGTGCAGCTCTTCGCCGACGTGATGGCCACCGGCGAGAGCTGGGCGGGGGCGTTCCCGATCCGGCGCAAGGACGGCACCACCCGGTTGGTGGAGTTCCGCAACATGCGCCTCATGGACGACCGGGGCGACGTCTACGCCCTGGGCCTCGCCACCGACCGGACGACGGTGCGCCGCCTCGAACGGGACCTGGCGCTGTCGACGCGGATGGTCGCGCAGTCCCCCACCGGCCTCGCCGTCCTGGACACCGACCTGCGATACGTCTCGGTCAACCCGGCGCTGGAGCGGATCAACGGCGTTCCGGCCGCCGATCACCTCGGCCGGACGATCCACGAGGTGCTGCCCCGGCTGGACGCGGAGGCGCTGGAGGCAGCGGTGCGCCAGGTGCTGCGCACCGGGGAGCCGCTCCTCGACCGGTCCACCGTCGGCCGCACCCCCGCCGACCCGGACGAGGACCACACCTGGTCCCTCTCGCTGTACCGCCTGGAGGACGCCCGCGGCACCGTGCTGGGCGTCGCCGTCTCGGTGGCCGACGTGACCGACCGGCACCGGGCGGCCGTCGAGGCCGAAGCGGCGCGCCGCCGGCTGGCGGTGATCGCGGACGCCTCCGCCCGGATCGGCACCACCCTCGACCTGGAGCGCACCGCCTTCGAACTGGCCGACGTGGCCGTGCCGGAACTGGCGGACGTGGCCGCGGTGGATCTGCTCGACGCGGTCATGTCAGGCCGCCGCACCAGCCTCGGCCCCGCCGAATCGGCCGTGATCCGTGCCCTCGCGGTGCGCGCCGCCGACGAGCCCGACGCCCTGCGGGCGGCCGACCAGCCCGGCCAGGTGGCCCGCTACGCGCCCGACCGGCTCGTCACCGAGTGCGTACGCTCGGGCCTGCCGGTCATGGTGGCCCAGGTCAAGGACGAGGATCTCGGGCGCATAGCCCACTCTCCGGAGGCGGCCGCCCTGCTGGCACGGGCCGGTGTGCACTCCTATCTGGCCGTGCCGCTCATCGCGCGGGGCGAGGTGCTGGGCGCCCTCGACCTGAAACGGACCCGCAATCCGCTGCCGTTCGGCCGTGACGACCTGCTGCTCGCGCGTGAGCTGGCGGCCCGGGCGGCCATCCAGATCGACAACGCCCGCTGGTACCAGAGCGCCCGCACCACCGCGCTGACCCTCCAGCGCAGCCTGCTGCCGAGCCACCCGCCCGTCACCGGCGGCCTCGAGGTCGCTTCGCGCTACCAGCCCGCGGGCGCCACCACGGAGGTCGGCGGCGACTGGTTCGACGTCATCCCGCTTCCCGACGGCAAGACGGCGCTCGTCGTCGGTGACGTGATGGGCAGCGGAATCGACGCCGCCGCCACGATGGGCCGGCTGCGCACCGCGACGACCACGCTGGCCTCCCTCGACCTCGATCCGGCGGTCCTCCTGGAACACCTGGACCGGATCACGCAGGGCCTGGACCACTCCATCGCCACGTGCGTGTACGTCGTGCACGACCCCCGGCTGGGCAGGTGCCGGATCGCCAACGCCGGGCATCTGCCACCGGTGCACATCCGCCCGGGCCGTCCGCCGGAGCTGCTCGACCTGCCCACCGGTGCGCCGCTGGGCGTGGGCGGGGTGCCGTTCTCCACGACGGATGTCGACTTCGCTCCCGGCGACCAGCTCGTGTTGTACACGGACGGCCTGGTGGAGACCCGCACCCATTCGCTCGACGAACGTCTGGACGCGTTGCTGGCGCTGCTCGACGATCCGGCACGGCCGCTGGAGGAGGTGTGCGACCTGCTGCTGAGCGCGTTGCACCACCCCGACAACCACGACGACGTGGCTCTGCTGCTGGCACGTGCGCGGGCCGACGAGTGA
- a CDS encoding NADP-dependent oxidoreductase, with amino-acid sequence MPKAYVFTRYGGPETEALVDLERPRPGPGEVLVAVRAAGVNPVDWKQRTGYRRPGESGERAFPAVLGNEVAGVVEETGEAVTGFAPGDEVFGTAVAGGYAEYALLAAGITAHKPAELSFTDAATLPVAAATAYDGVHQLALPAGATLLVTGAGGGVGVAVAQIARARGVRVVGIASEGKKDLLESLGAVHVPSGPDWAEGVRPAAPDGVDGVFDLVGGEVLRDAADLVRDRSRLITAGAPADEVERLGGARVARARDAAVLRAVADLVVRGDLNPHVTLTFPLERAGEALREVESGHARGKVVLEIGAHA; translated from the coding sequence ATGCCGAAGGCGTACGTCTTCACGCGGTACGGCGGCCCGGAGACCGAGGCCCTCGTCGACCTGGAACGCCCCCGGCCCGGGCCCGGCGAGGTGCTCGTCGCGGTGCGGGCGGCGGGCGTGAACCCCGTCGACTGGAAGCAGCGCACGGGTTACCGGCGCCCCGGCGAGAGCGGTGAGCGCGCCTTCCCCGCGGTCCTGGGCAACGAGGTGGCCGGCGTCGTCGAGGAGACCGGCGAGGCGGTCACCGGGTTCGCGCCCGGCGACGAGGTGTTCGGCACCGCGGTCGCGGGCGGCTACGCCGAGTACGCCCTGCTGGCCGCCGGCATCACCGCGCACAAGCCCGCCGAGCTGTCGTTCACCGATGCCGCGACCCTGCCCGTGGCCGCCGCGACCGCCTACGACGGCGTGCACCAGCTCGCCCTGCCGGCCGGAGCGACGCTCCTGGTCACCGGCGCGGGCGGTGGAGTCGGCGTCGCCGTCGCGCAGATCGCCCGTGCCCGCGGGGTGCGGGTCGTGGGGATCGCGAGCGAGGGCAAGAAGGACTTGCTCGAGTCGCTGGGCGCCGTGCACGTGCCGTCCGGCCCGGACTGGGCGGAAGGCGTGCGGCCGGCCGCCCCGGACGGCGTCGACGGCGTCTTCGACCTCGTCGGCGGCGAGGTGCTGCGGGACGCGGCGGACCTGGTGCGGGACCGCTCCCGGCTGATCACCGCCGGAGCCCCGGCCGACGAGGTCGAGCGGCTGGGCGGCGCCCGGGTGGCGCGCGCCCGCGACGCGGCCGTGCTGCGGGCGGTGGCGGACCTGGTCGTCCGCGGCGACCTGAACCCGCACGTCACCCTGACGTTCCCGCTGGAGCGGGCGGGCGAGGCGCTGCGCGAGGTCGAGAGCGGCCACGCCCGGGGCAAGGTCGTCCTGGAGATCGGAGCGCACGCATGA
- a CDS encoding putative protein N(5)-glutamine methyltransferase, whose protein sequence is MPPRSPASSSPSSSSSASSPPAVSRSPSSSRDVLVAVLRGAGCVFAEDEADLILGTARTPDEAEAMAARRAAGLPLEHVVGWAGFHGLRVTVEPGVFVPRRRTEFLVDQALAAVPHAGVVVDLCCGSGAVGAALAASLGQVELHAADIDAAAVACARRNIADYGGHAHAGDLFAALPGRLRGRIDILAANVPYVPSGEVPLLPAEARDHEPLTALDGGGDGLDVLRRVAAEAPSWLAPGGCLLVETSERQAPAAVEVFTRSGLTVRLADDEERYAHVVVGTRVR, encoded by the coding sequence ATGCCCCCTCGTTCTCCCGCATCTTCCTCTCCTTCCTCGTCGTCGTCCGCGTCCTCTCCGCCTGCTGTCTCCCGCTCCCCTTCGTCGTCCCGTGACGTCCTGGTCGCCGTGCTGCGGGGCGCCGGTTGTGTGTTCGCCGAGGACGAGGCGGACCTGATCCTCGGCACGGCGCGCACGCCCGACGAGGCCGAGGCCATGGCGGCCCGCCGCGCGGCGGGCCTGCCCCTCGAACATGTCGTCGGCTGGGCCGGGTTCCACGGTCTGCGCGTCACCGTCGAGCCGGGTGTCTTCGTGCCCCGCCGCCGCACCGAGTTCCTCGTCGACCAGGCCCTGGCCGCGGTACCGCACGCCGGCGTCGTCGTCGACCTGTGCTGCGGATCGGGCGCGGTCGGCGCGGCCCTCGCCGCCTCGCTCGGACAGGTCGAGCTGCACGCCGCGGACATCGACGCGGCGGCGGTGGCCTGCGCCCGGCGCAACATCGCCGACTACGGCGGACACGCGCATGCCGGCGACCTGTTCGCGGCCCTTCCCGGACGACTGCGCGGCCGCATAGACATCCTGGCGGCGAACGTGCCCTACGTGCCCAGCGGCGAGGTCCCCCTGCTGCCCGCGGAGGCCCGGGACCACGAGCCGCTCACCGCGCTCGACGGCGGCGGCGACGGACTGGACGTGCTGCGCCGGGTCGCCGCCGAGGCGCCGTCCTGGCTCGCCCCCGGCGGCTGTCTCCTCGTCGAGACCAGCGAGCGCCAGGCCCCGGCCGCCGTCGAGGTGTTCACCCGCAGCGGTCTGACGGTGCGGCTGGCGGACGACGAGGAGCGGTACGCCCACGTGGTCGTCGGCACCAGGGTCAGGTAG
- a CDS encoding GntR family transcriptional regulator, with translation MARSTTPTTPHVHPSCDDPPLYRRIATELLGELREGAIAPGERLPAERRLAGRFGVSRQTVRQALEVLRGEGLVETDRRGSHAALPAGPLGTPSFLAFPVGARAADDPSAVARAAVSWETPPPEHAEALGLAPHRPTLVHRYESARADGRGLRTAVTSFSAVALAEVEELGRYRDRADSDASAELRRAYDWMRRAGLTLHHRDCITHLDDDPSMRVTRRVHDQYARPLEITDLVVDTRREALVYAFTLPAAG, from the coding sequence ATGGCCCGCAGCACCACCCCCACCACCCCTCACGTCCACCCGTCCTGCGACGACCCGCCGTTGTACCGGCGGATCGCCACGGAACTGCTCGGCGAGCTGCGCGAGGGCGCCATCGCGCCCGGCGAACGACTGCCGGCCGAGCGACGGCTGGCCGGGCGTTTCGGCGTCAGCAGACAGACCGTACGGCAGGCCCTGGAGGTCCTGCGCGGCGAAGGACTGGTCGAGACCGACCGGCGGGGCAGCCACGCCGCCCTGCCGGCCGGGCCGCTCGGCACCCCGTCGTTCCTCGCCTTCCCCGTGGGCGCGCGAGCCGCGGACGATCCGTCGGCGGTGGCCCGGGCGGCCGTCAGCTGGGAGACGCCCCCGCCCGAACACGCCGAGGCGCTCGGACTCGCCCCGCACCGGCCGACGCTGGTACACCGCTACGAGTCCGCCCGCGCCGACGGACGCGGTCTGCGCACCGCCGTCACGTCCTTCTCCGCGGTGGCCCTGGCCGAGGTGGAGGAACTCGGCCGTTACCGTGACCGCGCCGACTCCGACGCTTCCGCGGAGCTGCGGCGGGCCTACGACTGGATGCGCCGGGCGGGCCTGACCCTGCACCACCGGGACTGCATCACGCATCTCGACGACGACCCGTCGATGCGGGTCACCAGGCGGGTGCACGACCAGTACGCGCGCCCCCTGGAGATCACCGACCTGGTGGTGGACACCCGGCGGGAGGCGCTGGTCTACGCGTTCACGCTGCCCGCGGCCGGCTGA
- a CDS encoding acetylxylan esterase — protein sequence MPLFDLADDELRGYRSASVEPEDFDAFWSKTLQEARAHDLDARFEPVDTGLTTVQVYDVTFAGFGGHPVKGWLTLPAGTGEPLPLVVEFVGYGGGRGLPHEHLLWASTGRAHFIMDTRGQGSAWGGGGGTADPVGGAPSYPGFMTRGIDAPENYYYRRVFTDAVRAVEAARSHPLTDAARTVAIGASQGGGITIAVGGLVPDLAGIAPDVPFLCDFPRAAVLTDRHPYREIGLFLKTHRGRSQDALRTLAYFDGVHFASRGSAPALFSAALEDQTCPPSTVYAAFNAWAHEDKEIEVYDFNDHEGGGPYQEAAKLRWLRSYA from the coding sequence ATGCCCCTGTTCGACCTGGCCGACGACGAGCTCCGCGGCTACCGCAGCGCGTCCGTCGAGCCCGAGGACTTCGACGCGTTCTGGTCGAAGACCCTCCAGGAAGCCCGCGCGCACGATCTGGACGCACGTTTCGAGCCGGTGGACACGGGCCTGACCACGGTGCAGGTGTACGACGTGACCTTCGCCGGGTTCGGCGGGCACCCCGTCAAGGGCTGGCTGACGCTGCCCGCCGGAACCGGGGAACCGCTGCCCCTGGTCGTCGAGTTCGTCGGCTACGGCGGTGGACGCGGGCTGCCGCACGAGCACCTGCTGTGGGCGTCGACGGGCCGCGCGCACTTCATCATGGACACCCGCGGCCAGGGCAGCGCCTGGGGCGGCGGCGGCGGCACCGCGGACCCGGTGGGCGGCGCGCCCTCGTACCCCGGTTTCATGACGCGGGGCATCGACGCCCCGGAGAACTACTACTACCGCCGGGTGTTCACCGACGCGGTGCGCGCGGTCGAGGCGGCCCGCTCCCATCCGCTGACCGACGCGGCACGGACCGTGGCGATCGGCGCGAGCCAGGGCGGCGGCATCACGATCGCCGTGGGCGGCCTGGTGCCGGATCTGGCGGGCATCGCCCCGGACGTGCCGTTCCTGTGCGACTTCCCGCGCGCCGCGGTACTGACGGACCGTCACCCCTACCGCGAGATAGGCCTGTTCCTCAAGACGCACCGCGGCCGCTCCCAGGACGCCCTGCGCACCCTGGCGTACTTCGACGGTGTGCACTTCGCGTCCCGGGGCTCGGCCCCCGCCCTGTTCTCGGCGGCCCTGGAGGACCAGACCTGCCCGCCGTCGACCGTCTACGCCGCCTTCAACGCGTGGGCGCACGAGGACAAGGAGATCGAGGTGTACGACTTCAACGACCACGAGGGCGGCGGCCCCTACCAGGAGGCGGCCAAGCTGCGCTGGCTGCGGTCGTACGCCTGA
- a CDS encoding sulfite oxidase-like oxidoreductase: protein MNVTRGFTGRPRAHRPGLPPGQYDAGDDWPVLSAEVTPDLAPADWTFRVDGLVAAPRTWDWDEAHALPRSAYEGDIHCVTSWSKFGVRFGGVSLDAFLDAVRPDTSATHAVAYAHTGYTTNLPLSDLTGGRAWIAWEYDGRPLAAEHGGPARLLVPHLYFWKSAKWIAGLRLLDHDEPGFWEQNGYHGRGNPWEEQRYAGD, encoded by the coding sequence ATGAACGTCACCCGAGGCTTCACCGGCCGCCCCCGCGCCCACCGTCCGGGGCTGCCCCCCGGCCAGTACGACGCGGGCGACGACTGGCCCGTGCTGTCCGCCGAGGTCACGCCCGACCTCGCGCCCGCGGACTGGACCTTCCGCGTCGACGGTCTGGTGGCGGCGCCCCGCACCTGGGACTGGGACGAGGCGCACGCGCTGCCGCGGTCCGCGTACGAGGGCGACATCCACTGTGTGACCAGCTGGTCCAAGTTCGGAGTGCGGTTCGGGGGGGTGTCCCTCGACGCGTTCCTCGATGCCGTCCGGCCCGACACGTCCGCCACCCACGCCGTCGCGTACGCGCACACCGGCTACACCACCAATCTGCCGCTGTCCGACCTGACCGGCGGACGGGCGTGGATCGCCTGGGAGTACGACGGCAGGCCCCTCGCGGCCGAGCACGGCGGTCCGGCGCGGCTGCTGGTGCCGCACCTGTACTTCTGGAAGAGCGCCAAGTGGATCGCGGGCCTGCGGCTTCTCGACCACGACGAGCCGGGCTTCTGGGAGCAGAACGGCTATCACGGGCGGGGCAACCCGTGGGAGGAGCAGAGGTACGCCGGTGACTGA
- a CDS encoding serine hydrolase domain-containing protein: protein MSEHVPQIHGHCDPRFAALRAAFEENFRDRGELGAAVSVTVDGVPVADLWGGWADAARTRAWERDTLVNVWSTSKGPTALCAHLLADRGSLDLDAPVAAYWPEFGAAGKERVLVRHLLSHRAGLAGLREPHSLEQLYDWEFTTARLAATEPWWEPGTRSGYHALTYGFLVGELVRRVSGLLPGAFLDREVTGPLGVDFTIGLPEKEAGRAAELVHPRVTSAGGQAAVFSKLAPAALAALTNPVAGASEANSPRWRAAEIPAANGHGTARAVAALYGIFAGRGAYGGRRILSPEAAERVREGQGACRDLVLGAGFAHETEIGLGLWLSGPNGSYGPNPRAFGHDGFGGSCGLADPEAGVSLGYVMNRMGPHIADDPRKTALVDAVYSAL from the coding sequence ATGTCCGAGCACGTGCCACAGATCCACGGCCACTGCGACCCGCGGTTCGCGGCACTGCGCGCGGCCTTCGAGGAGAACTTCCGGGACCGGGGCGAGCTGGGCGCCGCGGTGAGCGTCACGGTCGACGGCGTGCCGGTGGCCGATCTGTGGGGCGGCTGGGCGGACGCGGCACGCACCCGCGCGTGGGAACGGGACACGCTGGTCAACGTGTGGTCGACGTCGAAGGGCCCGACGGCGCTGTGCGCGCACCTCCTCGCCGACCGCGGGTCGCTGGACCTCGACGCTCCGGTGGCCGCGTACTGGCCGGAGTTCGGCGCGGCCGGCAAGGAGCGGGTCCTGGTGCGCCATCTGCTGTCCCACCGGGCGGGCCTGGCCGGGCTGCGCGAGCCGCACTCGCTCGAGCAGCTCTACGACTGGGAGTTCACCACGGCGCGCCTCGCCGCCACGGAGCCCTGGTGGGAGCCGGGCACCCGGTCCGGCTATCACGCGCTCACCTACGGCTTCCTGGTCGGCGAGCTGGTGCGGCGGGTGTCGGGGCTGCTGCCGGGCGCGTTCCTGGACCGGGAGGTGACCGGTCCGCTGGGCGTCGACTTCACGATCGGGCTGCCGGAGAAGGAGGCCGGGCGGGCAGCCGAGCTGGTGCATCCGCGGGTCACCTCCGCCGGCGGACAGGCCGCGGTGTTCAGCAAGTTGGCCCCCGCGGCCCTCGCCGCCCTGACCAATCCGGTGGCGGGCGCGAGCGAGGCGAACTCGCCGCGGTGGCGGGCCGCGGAGATCCCGGCGGCGAACGGCCACGGCACCGCGCGGGCGGTGGCCGCGCTCTACGGGATCTTCGCCGGCCGGGGTGCGTACGGCGGGCGCCGGATCCTCTCCCCCGAGGCGGCCGAACGGGTCCGCGAGGGACAGGGCGCCTGCCGGGACCTGGTACTGGGGGCCGGGTTCGCGCACGAGACGGAGATCGGGCTCGGGCTGTGGCTCAGCGGTCCGAACGGATCGTACGGTCCCAACCCGCGCGCTTTCGGACACGACGGCTTCGGCGGCTCCTGCGGACTCGCCGACCCGGAGGCGGGGGTGTCGCTGGGATACGTGATGAACCGCATGGGGCCGCACATCGCCGACGACCCGCGGAAGACGGCACTGGTGGACGCCGTGTACAGCGCGCTCTGA
- a CDS encoding Rv1733c family protein has protein sequence MRDRVRGRRGRDNPLRRRSDAVEAWTALAVAVLLLVAVPLVAVFAGRWAHADAQAVADRQQAERHRVRVEVVGHLPETMPSVEGGRQQTFPVAVRWTPPGEHPRTATARVPAGTRAGDRVDVWFDTRGRSVGPPPNDTMVWQHALAMGTCAAGGTAGVVLLGHAVIRRVAMRRRLDEWEREWARTEPQWTRRRPA, from the coding sequence ATGCGAGACCGGGTGCGCGGCCGGCGCGGGCGGGACAACCCGCTGCGGCGCCGGTCCGACGCGGTGGAGGCGTGGACGGCGCTGGCCGTGGCCGTGCTGCTGCTGGTCGCCGTGCCGCTGGTCGCGGTCTTCGCGGGCCGGTGGGCCCACGCCGACGCCCAGGCGGTCGCGGACCGGCAGCAGGCCGAACGCCACCGGGTGCGGGTCGAGGTCGTCGGCCACCTGCCCGAGACGATGCCCTCGGTGGAGGGCGGCAGACAGCAGACGTTCCCCGTGGCCGTGCGGTGGACCCCGCCGGGCGAACACCCGCGCACGGCCACCGCACGGGTCCCGGCGGGCACCCGCGCGGGCGACCGGGTGGACGTGTGGTTCGACACCCGGGGCCGGAGCGTCGGACCCCCGCCGAACGACACCATGGTGTGGCAGCACGCCCTCGCCATGGGCACCTGCGCGGCCGGGGGCACGGCGGGCGTGGTGCTGCTCGGACATGCCGTGATCCGCCGGGTGGCGATGCGGCGCCGGCTGGACGAGTGGGAGCGGGAATGGGCCCGCACGGAGCCCCAGTGGACCCGCCGCAGGCCCGCCTGA
- a CDS encoding ferredoxin reductase: MTETFTPSTRFAVPGRIAVSNRAAALWQTATLTEIRPETPRAATFRFAVPAWAGHLPGQHLMLRLTADDGYTAQRHYSIASAPDDDGHLELTLDHVSGGEVSGWFHTRAQPGDEVQVRGPLSGFFAWPGDRPALLIGAGSGVVPLMSMVRHHRARGLDVPLRLLVSARGPEELIYAREYGAETLPVFTRSAPEGVPVGRLAAHHLAPLLAEGPTGGWEAYVCGSNAFAEHASRLLVRAGQPVDRIRIERFG, translated from the coding sequence GTGACTGAGACCTTCACGCCTTCGACCCGGTTCGCGGTGCCCGGCCGGATCGCCGTGAGCAACCGGGCGGCCGCCCTGTGGCAGACGGCGACGCTGACGGAGATCCGCCCCGAGACCCCGCGGGCGGCCACCTTCCGCTTCGCGGTGCCGGCCTGGGCGGGGCATCTGCCCGGCCAGCACCTGATGCTGCGGCTGACCGCCGACGACGGCTACACCGCGCAACGGCACTACTCGATCGCCTCCGCGCCCGACGACGACGGACATCTGGAACTGACCCTGGACCACGTGTCCGGCGGCGAGGTCTCGGGCTGGTTCCACACCCGGGCGCAGCCGGGTGACGAGGTCCAGGTGCGGGGTCCGCTCAGCGGCTTCTTCGCCTGGCCCGGCGACCGGCCCGCGCTGCTGATCGGCGCCGGTTCCGGGGTCGTCCCGCTGATGTCGATGGTGCGCCACCACCGGGCGCGCGGCCTCGACGTACCGCTGCGGCTGCTGGTGTCCGCGCGCGGCCCGGAAGAGCTGATCTACGCGCGGGAGTACGGCGCCGAGACGCTGCCCGTGTTCACGCGGAGCGCACCGGAGGGCGTGCCCGTGGGGCGGCTCGCGGCACATCACCTCGCTCCCCTGCTGGCCGAGGGGCCGACGGGTGGCTGGGAGGCGTACGTGTGCGGCTCCAACGCGTTCGCCGAGCACGCCTCACGGCTGCTGGTGCGGGCGGGGCAGCCGGTCGACCGCATCCGGATCGAGCGCTTCGGCTGA
- a CDS encoding GNAT family N-acetyltransferase has translation MTTVEPRRVPGTGDAQPVGPSDTSGAGTTPVPAQGAGEPRPAAGHGGLPEARGTEPRHVLDNPALASLTGPHAHFAERRGRVLRYPVDVSPWLALPDEPDADDWADLAALAGPGAEVPLPGFRGELPAGWELTLQIEGVQFVDDGLVAAPEPEAVRLGPADVPEILDLIARTQPGPFEARTIELGTYLGIRRDGALIAMAGERLHPPGWTEISAVCTDPAFRGEGLATRLVLAVAHGIRERGETPFLHTSARNTDAIRLYESLGFRLRRRTAFLAARVPERLGEGREPVPVA, from the coding sequence ATGACCACCGTCGAGCCCCGTCGGGTCCCGGGCACCGGAGACGCACAGCCCGTTGGTCCCTCCGACACGTCCGGCGCGGGAACCACGCCCGTCCCGGCGCAGGGAGCTGGTGAGCCCCGCCCGGCTGCGGGGCATGGCGGCCTGCCCGAGGCGCGCGGCACCGAGCCCCGCCACGTCCTGGACAATCCCGCCCTCGCCTCCCTCACCGGTCCGCACGCGCACTTCGCCGAGCGCCGGGGCCGGGTGCTGCGCTACCCCGTCGACGTGTCGCCCTGGCTCGCGCTGCCGGACGAGCCGGACGCGGACGACTGGGCCGATCTCGCGGCGCTCGCCGGTCCCGGCGCGGAGGTCCCGCTGCCCGGCTTCCGCGGTGAGCTCCCGGCCGGGTGGGAGCTGACCCTGCAGATCGAGGGCGTGCAGTTCGTCGACGACGGGCTGGTCGCCGCACCCGAACCCGAGGCGGTCCGGCTCGGCCCCGCCGACGTGCCCGAGATCCTCGACCTGATCGCCCGCACCCAGCCGGGACCGTTCGAGGCCCGGACCATCGAACTCGGCACCTACCTCGGCATACGACGGGACGGCGCCCTGATCGCCATGGCCGGCGAGCGGCTGCATCCGCCGGGCTGGACCGAGATCAGCGCGGTCTGCACCGACCCGGCCTTCCGGGGCGAGGGCCTGGCGACCCGGCTGGTCCTGGCCGTCGCCCACGGCATCCGCGAACGCGGCGAGACGCCCTTCCTGCACACGAGTGCGCGCAACACCGACGCCATCCGCCTCTACGAGTCCCTGGGCTTCCGGCTGCGCCGCCGAACGGCGTTCCTGGCGGCCCGGGTGCCTGAGCGGCTGGGGGAGGGGCGGGAACCGGTCCCGGTGGCGTAG
- a CDS encoding MarR family winged helix-turn-helix transcriptional regulator has product MEATEAVETIQREMTSFARRARASAGRLHPELSLVSYTLLGHLEESGGCRATDLAAHYALDKSTVSRQVGALERADLIERRQDPEDHRVQLLHLTAAGRRILAQVTESRRTAFRERLAQWPEADLERFAEYLVRYNAWPGPAAASRPSPPAAP; this is encoded by the coding sequence GTGGAAGCAACCGAGGCCGTGGAGACGATCCAGCGGGAGATGACGAGCTTCGCCCGGCGGGCCCGTGCCTCGGCGGGGCGGCTGCACCCCGAACTGTCACTGGTGTCCTACACGCTCCTCGGCCACCTGGAGGAGAGCGGCGGCTGCCGGGCCACCGACCTCGCCGCGCACTACGCCCTGGACAAGTCCACGGTCAGCCGTCAGGTCGGCGCCCTGGAGCGCGCCGACCTGATCGAGCGGCGCCAGGACCCCGAGGACCACCGTGTCCAGCTCCTCCACCTCACCGCCGCCGGCCGCCGCATCCTCGCCCAGGTCACCGAGAGCCGCCGCACGGCCTTCCGGGAACGGCTGGCGCAGTGGCCGGAGGCGGACCTGGAGCGGTTCGCGGAGTACCTGGTGCGCTACAACGCGTGGCCCGGGCCCGCCGCCGCGAGCCGACCGTCTCCCCCGGCGGCCCCCTGA